The Kwoniella shivajii chromosome 4, complete sequence genome segment TGTTCTTGAAAGAGTCGtccatcaagatgatatcagatGCTTCCTTAGCGACCTCGGTACCGCTGTCATGTTGGTCAGCCACGTGCGTACAGTATGCTCATTAAGAGTGTTACTCACGCAATACCCATAGCGAATCCAACGTTGGCGAGTTTGAGCGCAGGTCCGTCATTTGTACCGTCACCGGTAACACCAACGATTTCTCCCATCCCTTTCAAGGTAGCTACGAGAATCTTCTTATCTTCGGGTGAAGATCGGGCGAGGATTTGAAGTCTAGGGACGATTTCGAGTCTTTCGGCATCAGACAGCTGGAATAAAGAGTCAGCTCTGTTGGTTCAAGGCCTTGTGATTCCAtgtttactcacctttctgAACAACGGACCTTCCATAATGATACCACCAGGGGTAAAGATACCACATTGATTAGCAATTGATCTTGCTGTAAGAACATTATCACCGGTGCACATTTTGACTGCGACACCAGCTCTTTGACATTTCTCTACAGCTTCCCTTACACCTGGTCGAAGGGGGTCTTCGATACCAGTGACTGCGATGAGGTTTAGATCTTGAGCAAGTTGCTCAAAGGGAATTTCGTTTGAAGCATTCTTTTGTGTCCCAGTAGGTGGCCAAGATTCGAAATCCTTGTAACAAAGAGCGATTGTTCTCAAACTCTGGTTCGcgtagaagatgatagtcTTCATGATGTTGTTCATCGTGTCTTCCGTAAAATCGATGGTCTGGAGCTTAGAGTTCGCGTCATGATCTTCAGAGACAACAACGTGTTTTGTACACTTCTTCGTCAAGACTTCACTTGCACCTTTAACATAGAGTCGATAACGATCACCTATCTTTACGACAACTCCCATGGCTTTCAATTCTGAACTGAAGGGTATCATTTGAACGACAGGGTAAGCTTCTCGAGTTTTCCTCCAATCGGCCCATCCTGATGCTTTGGCGAACTTCATTAGAGCAGTTTCGGTTTTACTACCAACAAAGCCGAGGTTGCCCTCTTCGTCTTTGTCTTCGAATGCAGATGAGTTGATGCAGATAGCCTCGTTTAATAGACTGGTGAGTTCGGAAGAAGCGACAGCATtgatatcatccatttcgAAAGCGAAATCATCACGGACTTGTTCGCCTTCGACATCATTGGCGTTCGATCGAGATGCGTTATCTGAGAGGTTCTTGACGAATTTACCGTGTACACCTAGAGATCCGGCGACGACAGTCATCTCATTCTGCGTAAGTGTTCCTACAATACAGGTTATCAGCAGGGACATCGGACATAGGAGATCACATCACGAACCAGTTTTATCGGTGCAGACAACCGTAGCGTTTGCCATAGTCTCACAGGAACCTAAAACCCTGACCAACAGATTCTGCTTCGTCATTCGCTTCGTAGCAAATGCAAGAGCCAAGGTGACAGCGAGCGGTAAACCTTCAGGAACAGCGACAACGACCAATGTGACGgcgatgatgaggatttGGATGAATGCTTGAGCCTTATCATTTGCTGATCTATCTGGGTCTGTTTTGAGCTGAACGAAGAATCGAATCATGAGTGAACCGAAGAGAATAAGACCTGCGGCTGCACCTAGTTTGGCGATCAACTCGGCTAGACCATTCAGCTTGATTTGTAAAGGTGTATTTTCAGAGTCACCTCGCATAGCTGAGATGGGGACAGGTCAGCATGAGGTTAAATGAGCTTTCAAGACATGTGTATGAAGACTCACACATCATGATTCGACCGTTGAAACTATTTGTTCCGACAGAAATAACCACATATTCTCCGACACCTTCAAGCACTTTACCACCAGATATAAGGAAACAATCCTTCTTGGCTTTTTCACCGGGTTGAAGTGAGTCTCGTTCCGCGATACAATCATCGTATGTAAACTTCTTGATGGCATCGGATTCACCAGTAGCTCCAGATTCATCACATCGAACATTATGACCACGTAAGAAAACTCCATCGACGGGAAGGATTTCCCCTGGCTCGAGTAAACAGATATCACCGACAACGAGATCTTTTGTGTTGATGACCATTTCGTTACCGCCTCTGATGGCTTTGACTGTTCGATCTTCACGTTGAGcattcagcttcttgaatTGACGTTCCTTTTGCCAATCATTCACTGAACCAACCATAACGACAATGATAATAGCAACAACAATGGCAACACCTTCGACCCAGTCGACTTGAGGCTCTGTACAACCCCCAGGAGGGGGACAGTCGTCATTGAATATAACCTCGGGAGGAGTACCGAGATCTTGATATAGACCGAGGGCAAGTGAAACCACGGCCGCAATGGACAGAAGAATCTACGGAATATGATTTAGCATGTCATCTACTAGGCCAGGAGCAACACAAGACGTACCAAGACTTTATCCTTGAAGGCTATCCACATGAGTTGTAATAAACTCTTGCTAACCCTTTCAGGCAATTCGTTCTTACCGTATATACGTCTTCTGTCATCCATACCTGTTCGCCATTGGGGTTCATTGGAACCAGGCATTTCTGAAGAGCTTCTTGGAGCACCGGTTTCAACTTTTCCTTCACTGGTACCACCATTCAGACCTTTCTTTCCGTCTACACCTAATCCATGAAGTAAGCCTTTCACACCGCCAATCTTTTCAAGATCTTCGAGGGACTTTGGATCAACGAGCATTGCTAATCTTGATGGTTTTTCTTTGAATGGAGTAGGATCCGTTGTATCCTTGTCTGGATCGAGATGAGCGGCTTGAACAGgttttttctcttctccgccatctttgctcttcttttccttctttgcGTTTTTCTTCTCTGCTTTGATTTCAGATTTGGTATGAGCTGTGGTTCCCGTTGTCATCCTGCTCAAAgcatctttatctttttgAGGAGATTTGccaaaatgagaatgaccTTCTTCGGTAGCACCTTCAGAAGACCAAGTTCCAACTGACCAGCCTCGTTTGTGACGTTGAGGATCATTCTGATCTACGACTTTCAATGTCTCCATTCCTGAATCTGCGGTTGGGTAATTTTCCCGCAAAGCGAGAGAGGTTGGAGGGActggtgaagatggagtCACAGCTTCTTCTGAAAAATGAACGGAAGAATTGGTCAAGGTTGGTGAAGGGGGAGTGACACCTGAAGACCATGAAGGAGTAGGGGAATGTGTATGTCCatttggatgaaggtgagcatgagaaggggaaaggtgTGATGGATCATTTATCGGTACACTACCGCTTCTACCTCGAGGTGGTGTGATTGGATGTTGATTATGTGATTGGACTAGggcttcatcgtcaatgGGAGGGGCAAGAGCGGGAGGTGTGTTATTGGTTGGTGATGGGCCAAGGTTATCGGTaggtgatgacgaatcaaGATCGGTTGTGATGATGAGTGGCGGGGCGGAAGGAGGCATGATGAAGGATGTATGAATGGGAAGACGAGTGGGGTGAACCACAAAGATATCAAGGCCTTTTTATCTGATTGAGGACAGTGGCAAAATAGCAGCACAGATATCGCAAAGGCGGGGTATTGACACCTTTCGAAGATTCCAGTCGAGTCCTGTTTGATCGCAAGGTGATTTAAGATGGAGGGGATAAAGTAAGAATGGAAGCGAGGTTTATATGATATAATCAAAGCGGTGCGGAATTGGTCAACAGAGTGTTATTGCACTACAATTTGAACGTAAGGTTGGGGGATGTGAGTCAGTGTGATGTCGACTCTTGGCGTACGGAATTAAATGTATCGATAATAAAGGAGTGAATCTAGGTTGAGGAAGAGCGGATGAGGTACACGAAGGGAagagatgacgaagaggaagaggaagaagaacagagTGGTATATACTCACCTTAGATATTTTTGATTCTATCTACAGGCAGTCGATGAGGTAGGGTTGGATTTCAGGTTGAAAAGCCAAAATAAAATCGCTCATACGCAATGTACTCTTTTCTCCACTAGTAGTAAGAAAGTGACATGCATCCGATGTGATAATGGGTGTATGCTGTAGTTTATGAATCGAACCTGTTACTCTGTTGCAGTAAGAATATTgttgtctttctttctttcttttcaattGAGAACGCCAAGACCTTGGCTTTGTGAAGGTTGACTTTTATACTCGCATGTATTTATTATTGTTCCCGTATTTCCCTTTGTTGGAAAAATAACACGCGACAATGAGATCCCAAAGAGATGACGATGTGTTTTCcgagttgatcaagatgagatcttttcctcttctggatttatcttgatgatattcgtACTTGAGAATTGAGCTTTGAGATTGCTTGGCAGGTAACAATCGAGATGAGTATGATGGAATATGATGAGTGTTCTCGTAGTCTCGTTCATATCCGTGATTCCcaacaaaaatcaaaataagTAACGTTAGAGAAATCATGTGTTACATTCCATGAAAATTACCGCATTGGGAAAGAACCCTGCACGTGCTTCTTCTCATTTTGGCAAGTACTCGTAGCTATGGTGGTAGTCTGAAACGGAAGCAGTTGAACTGTTACAAAACGCCAAGCATATGACAGAGGCGGTGCAGAAACATTACATTTCGACATAATTCACGCGTCACGGTTGGATCGAAAGAACTCTATGAACATTACTCGTACACATCGCGCATATGGGATATCACTTCCTGCTACTTTTCCAGAGGCTGTATACGCTCAGTTGACTTCTGATCACCAAGTCGTATCAGGCAAGATGTTGATCGCATTATACTAATTGATGTTCAATCGCTTCATAAGGTATCGTATGGATTCCCTTTTTTCCACGATTCATCGATTCATTCACGCAATGATGTGAACGACGAGTCTTATACCCCATTCGCATGAAGTTGATTGAACCCATCCTTTCCGTCTGTCCCGGCGGCAATCAACATGTCTTTTCCTCGTGGATTCAAATCCCAGGGATCAACCATCACGATCAACCATCAAAATTACACATACGCATTGATCACTTACCCCATTTCTGATTCTCACAGCACGCCATCACCCAGGTTTATCCCATCGTACCTGAAGTAGCATTTCACCATCGCATTGTCTGTTGATTCGGAATGACGAGGCTGAAGTTGGCATGAGGAGTGTTATGTTGGACc includes the following:
- a CDS encoding calcium-translocating P-type ATPase, PMCA-type, which produces MPPSAPPLIITTDLDSSSPTDNLGPSPTNNTPPALAPPIDDEALVQSHNQHPITPPRGRSGSVPINDPSHLSPSHAHLHPNGHTHSPTPSWSSGVTPPSPTLTNSSVHFSEEAVTPSSPVPPTSLALRENYPTADSGMETLKVVDQNDPQRHKRGWSVGTWSSEGATEEGHSHFGKSPQKDKDALSRMTTGTTAHTKSEIKAEKKNAKKEKKSKDGGEEKKPVQAAHLDPDKDTTDPTPFKEKPSRLAMLVDPKSLEDLEKIGGVKGLLHGLGVDGKKGLNGGTSEGKVETGAPRSSSEMPGSNEPQWRTGMDDRRRIYGKNELPERVSKSLLQLMWIAFKDKVLILLSIAAVVSLALGLYQDLGTPPEVIFNDDCPPPGGCTEPQVDWVEGVAIVVAIIIVVMVGSVNDWQKERQFKKLNAQREDRTVKAIRGGNEMVINTKDLVVGDICLLEPGEILPVDGVFLRGHNVRCDESGATGESDAIKKFTYDDCIAERDSLQPGEKAKKDCFLISGGKVLEGVGEYVVISVGTNSFNGRIMMSMRGDSENTPLQIKLNGLAELIAKLGAAAGLILFGSLMIRFFVQLKTDPDRSANDKAQAFIQILIIAVTLVVVAVPEGLPLAVTLALAFATKRMTKQNLLVRVLGSCETMANATVVCTDKTGTLTQNEMTVVAGSLGVHGKFVKNLSDNASRSNANDVEGEQVRDDFAFEMDDINAVASSELTSLLNEAICINSSAFEDKDEEGNLGFVGSKTETALMKFAKASGWADWRKTREAYPVVQMIPFSSELKAMGVVVKIGDRYRLYVKGASEVLTKKCTKHVVVSEDHDANSKLQTIDFTEDTMNNIMKTIIFYANQSLRTIALCYKDFESWPPTGTQKNASNEIPFEQLAQDLNLIAVTGIEDPLRPGVREAVEKCQRAGVAVKMCTGDNVLTARSIANQCGIFTPGGIIMEGPLFRKLSDAERLEIVPRLQILARSSPEDKKILVATLKGMGEIVGVTGDGTNDGPALKLANVGFAMGIAGTEVAKEASDIILMDDSFKNIVLAIMWGRCVNDSVKKFLQFQISVNITAVVITFVSAVASSEEQSVLTAVQLLWVNLIMDTFAALALATDPATEASLDRKPDRKGAPLITVEMFKMICIQAVYQIIVCLVLHFVGLRILGLPSTDQNNTELGALVFNCFVFCQIFNQLNCRRLDRKLNVLEGFFRNWYFIIIFAIMVGGQILIIEVGGAAFQVTRLGGRDWGISLIIGAISIPIGTMVRLLPTGPFERLLIKLHIYADPNSLPVVAPEVEDEKYEYNPALNKIKDNLSTYANIRGGRLRASSIVAKSRSARLKEADIQLPSLLTMVPTLIAGTVGAGAHWVHEATGQATLSNPAGSDPSRSTAELFQGKVQLHPQTDRNDPMYSKFGITPPTQTEAGSGSMSVPSTTGRNAGRKQNDPEKGAR